The proteins below are encoded in one region of Girardinichthys multiradiatus isolate DD_20200921_A chromosome 19, DD_fGirMul_XY1, whole genome shotgun sequence:
- the pomt2 gene encoding protein O-mannosyl-transferase 2 isoform X2, whose amino-acid sequence MAKEECNSQWHKARDPFAVRNRKVFPSPEQTHKSLITPESKNKQGDNTFPSNGSSADFPARRRVDSSNTLLLIVVTGLSFATRLYKITEPPHVCWDETHFGKMGSYYINRTFFFDVHPPLGKMLIALAGYMTGYDGTFPFVKPGDKYEHHNYWGMRGFCAVLGSFLPVFAYLIVQELSQSHTAAIITATLLIFDTGCITISQYILLDPILMFFIMAAVLSMVKFNQQSYRPFTAPWWLWLILCGGALACALGVKFVGLFVILLVGLNTVKDLWRILGDLSLSLIDVAKHFLARVAGLILLPLFLYVTIFAVHFVLLNKSGPGDGFFSSTFQSRLIGNNLYNVSMPEYLAYGSTITVKNLRIAGGYLHSHWHLYPEGVGAKQQQVTAYLHKDHNNMWLVRKPDNDTQSGSPDLVRHGDIIRLEHKETTRNLHSHLHQAPLTKKHFQVTGYGLNGTGDTNDLWQVEVCGGRKGDLVKVLRSKVRFLHRATGCVLYSSGKSLPKWGWEQVEVTCSPYLKETPSSQWNIEDHINPRLPNISLSLLKPNFLEILLESHIVMLRGNSGLKPKDNEMNSKPWHWPINYQGLRFSGVNETEYRVYLLGNPVVWWINLASLGLYLIMVTLASVVIQRGISPQQKRIEHSDVLRGGGGLLLLGWLLHYVPFYVMGRILYYHHYFPAMLFSSMLTGVTLDILLRNADLLLYQPYSDWLHRGGQMVLLFTVLYR is encoded by the exons ATGGCCAAAGAAGAATGTAATTCTCAGTGGCACAAAGCGAGGGACCCATTCGCAGTCCGAAACCGGAAAGTCTTCCCCTCACCAGAACAGACCCATAAATCCCTGATCACTCCAGAGTCAAAGAACAAACAAGGAGATAACACCTTCCCCTCAAATGGATCATCTGCTGACTTTCCAGCCAGAAGAAGGGTTGATTCCTCAAACACACTACTGCTCATTGTGGTGACAGGGCTGTCTTTCGCTACACGCCTCTATAAGATAACAGAGCCCCCTCATGTATG CTGGGATGAAACTCACTTTGGAAAGATGGGAAGTTACTACATCAACAGAACCTTCTTCTTTGATGTGCATCCTCCTCTTGGAAAG ATGCTGATTGCTCTTGCTGGTTATATGACTGGCTACGACGGCACCTTTCCTTTTGTAAAGCCAGGAGACAAATATGAACACCACAATTACTGGGGGATGAGAGGA tTTTGTGCCGTGTTGGGGTCCTTTCTGCCGGTCTTTGCTTACCTTATAGTGCAGGAGCTGTCCCAGTCTCACACTGCTGCTATCATCACAGCCACCCTGCTCATATTTG ACACGGGCTGCATCACCATCTCTCAGTACATCCTGTTGGACCCCATACTCATGTTCTTCATCATGGCAGCAGTTCTCAGCATGGTCAAATTCAACCAGCAGAGCTACAG GCCTTTTACTGCCCCCTGGTGGCTGTGGCTCATACTGTGTGGTGGTGCTCTTGCTTGTGCTCTCGGGGTGAAGTTTGTGGGTCTGTTTGTCATCCTCCTGGTGGGTCTGAACACGGTCAAAGACCTCTGGAGAATTTTAGGCGACCTGAGTCTCTCACTG ATTGATGTTGCAAAGCACTTCCTAGCCCGTGTTGCTGGCCTCATCTTGCTTCCACTTTTCCTCTACGTGACAATATTTGCAGTtcactttgttctgttgaacAAAAG CGGGCCAGGCGATGGTTTCTTTAGTTCGACCTTCCAGTCACGTCTCATTGGGAACAATCTGTACAACGTGTCCATGCCAGAGT ACCTGGCGTATGGCTCCACCATTACAGTGAAAAATCTTCGTATTGCAGGAGGTTATCTGCACTCCCACTGGCACTTATACCCAGAGGGAGTTGGAGCAAAGCAGCAGCAG GTGACAGCTTACCTCCACAAGGACCACAACAACATGTGGTTGGTTCGCAAGCCAGATAATGATA CTCAATCTGGGAGCCCTGATTTGGTTCGTCATGGTGACATCATTCGGCTGGAACACAAAGA AACAACCCGTAACCTCCACAGTCACCTCCATCAAGCCCCTCTGACTAAGAAGCACTTCCAAGTTACAGGCTATGGACTT AATGGAACGGGGGACACTAACGACCTGTGGCAGGTGGAGGTTTGTGGAGGCCGGAAGGGCGACCTGGTGAAAGTCCTACGCAGCAAAGTTCGCTTCCTGCACAGAGCCACGGGCTGCGTGCTGTACTCCTCTGGCAAGTCTCTTCCGAAGTG GGGCTGGGAGCAGGTGGAGGTGACCTGCAGTCCATACCTGAAGGAGACTCCAAGCTCTCAGTGGAACATAGAGGATCACATCAATCCCAGAT TACCCAACATCAGTCTTTCTCTACTAAAACCGAATTTTCTGGAAATCTTGCTGGAGTCTCATATAGTCATGTTAAGG GGTAATAGTGGCTTGAAGCCCAAAGACAATGAAATGAACTCCAAACCTTGGCACTGGCCCATCAACTACCAG ggATTGAGGTTTTCAGGTGTGAATGAGACGGAGTATCGTGTTTACCTGCTGGGAAACCCT GTAGTCTGGTGGATAAATCTAGCCAGTTTAGGGTTGTATCTCATCATGGTGACACTGGCGTCTGTAGTCATTCAAAGAGGAATCTCACCGCAGCAGAAAAGAATAG AGCATTCAGATGTGCTCAGGGGAGGGGGGGGACTCCTACTGCTTGGCTGGCTGCTGCACTACGTCCCCTTCTACGTCATGGGCCGCATCCTCTACTATCACCACTACTTTCCTGCAATGCTCTTCAGTAGCATGCTAACAG GAGTTACATTAGACATTCTACTGAGAAATGCTGATCTGTTACTATACCAACCTTATTCTGATTGGCTGCACAGAGGAGGGCAGATGGTCCTCTTATTCACCGTCCTCTACAGGTGA
- the pomt2 gene encoding protein O-mannosyl-transferase 2 isoform X3 — MAKEECNSQWHKARDPFAVRNRKVFPSPEQTHKSLITPESKNKQGDNTFPSNGSSADFPARRRVDSSNTLLLIVVTGLSFATRLYKITEPPHVCWDETHFGKMGSYYINRTFFFDVHPPLGKMLIALAGYMTGYDGTFPFVKPGDKYEHHNYWGMRGFCAVLGSFLPVFAYLIVQELSQSHTAAIITATLLIFDTGCITISQYILLDPILMFFIMAAVLSMVKFNQQSYRPFTAPWWLWLILCGGALACALGVKFVGLFVILLVGLNTVKDLWRILGDLSLSLIDVAKHFLARVAGLILLPLFLYVTIFAVHFVLLNKSGPGDGFFSSTFQSRLIGNNLYNVSMPEYLAYGSTITVKNLRIAGGYLHSHWHLYPEGVGAKQQQVTAYLHKDHNNMWLVRKPDNDTQSGSPDLVRHGDIIRLEHKETTRNLHSHLHQAPLTKKHFQVTGYGLNGTGDTNDLWQVEVCGGRKGDLVKVLRSKVRFLHRATGCVLYSSGKSLPKWGWEQVEVTCSPYLKETPSSQWNIEDHINPRLPNISLSLLKPNFLEILLESHIVMLRGNSGLKPKDNEMNSKPWHWPINYQGLRFSGVNETEYRVYLLGNPVVWWINLASLGLYLIMVTLASVVIQRGISPQQKRIGVTLDILLRNADLLLYQPYSDWLHRGGQMVLLFTVLYSFHLFHPLSYGMTGPLAHEPGSTMAGLKWMESWEF, encoded by the exons ATGGCCAAAGAAGAATGTAATTCTCAGTGGCACAAAGCGAGGGACCCATTCGCAGTCCGAAACCGGAAAGTCTTCCCCTCACCAGAACAGACCCATAAATCCCTGATCACTCCAGAGTCAAAGAACAAACAAGGAGATAACACCTTCCCCTCAAATGGATCATCTGCTGACTTTCCAGCCAGAAGAAGGGTTGATTCCTCAAACACACTACTGCTCATTGTGGTGACAGGGCTGTCTTTCGCTACACGCCTCTATAAGATAACAGAGCCCCCTCATGTATG CTGGGATGAAACTCACTTTGGAAAGATGGGAAGTTACTACATCAACAGAACCTTCTTCTTTGATGTGCATCCTCCTCTTGGAAAG ATGCTGATTGCTCTTGCTGGTTATATGACTGGCTACGACGGCACCTTTCCTTTTGTAAAGCCAGGAGACAAATATGAACACCACAATTACTGGGGGATGAGAGGA tTTTGTGCCGTGTTGGGGTCCTTTCTGCCGGTCTTTGCTTACCTTATAGTGCAGGAGCTGTCCCAGTCTCACACTGCTGCTATCATCACAGCCACCCTGCTCATATTTG ACACGGGCTGCATCACCATCTCTCAGTACATCCTGTTGGACCCCATACTCATGTTCTTCATCATGGCAGCAGTTCTCAGCATGGTCAAATTCAACCAGCAGAGCTACAG GCCTTTTACTGCCCCCTGGTGGCTGTGGCTCATACTGTGTGGTGGTGCTCTTGCTTGTGCTCTCGGGGTGAAGTTTGTGGGTCTGTTTGTCATCCTCCTGGTGGGTCTGAACACGGTCAAAGACCTCTGGAGAATTTTAGGCGACCTGAGTCTCTCACTG ATTGATGTTGCAAAGCACTTCCTAGCCCGTGTTGCTGGCCTCATCTTGCTTCCACTTTTCCTCTACGTGACAATATTTGCAGTtcactttgttctgttgaacAAAAG CGGGCCAGGCGATGGTTTCTTTAGTTCGACCTTCCAGTCACGTCTCATTGGGAACAATCTGTACAACGTGTCCATGCCAGAGT ACCTGGCGTATGGCTCCACCATTACAGTGAAAAATCTTCGTATTGCAGGAGGTTATCTGCACTCCCACTGGCACTTATACCCAGAGGGAGTTGGAGCAAAGCAGCAGCAG GTGACAGCTTACCTCCACAAGGACCACAACAACATGTGGTTGGTTCGCAAGCCAGATAATGATA CTCAATCTGGGAGCCCTGATTTGGTTCGTCATGGTGACATCATTCGGCTGGAACACAAAGA AACAACCCGTAACCTCCACAGTCACCTCCATCAAGCCCCTCTGACTAAGAAGCACTTCCAAGTTACAGGCTATGGACTT AATGGAACGGGGGACACTAACGACCTGTGGCAGGTGGAGGTTTGTGGAGGCCGGAAGGGCGACCTGGTGAAAGTCCTACGCAGCAAAGTTCGCTTCCTGCACAGAGCCACGGGCTGCGTGCTGTACTCCTCTGGCAAGTCTCTTCCGAAGTG GGGCTGGGAGCAGGTGGAGGTGACCTGCAGTCCATACCTGAAGGAGACTCCAAGCTCTCAGTGGAACATAGAGGATCACATCAATCCCAGAT TACCCAACATCAGTCTTTCTCTACTAAAACCGAATTTTCTGGAAATCTTGCTGGAGTCTCATATAGTCATGTTAAGG GGTAATAGTGGCTTGAAGCCCAAAGACAATGAAATGAACTCCAAACCTTGGCACTGGCCCATCAACTACCAG ggATTGAGGTTTTCAGGTGTGAATGAGACGGAGTATCGTGTTTACCTGCTGGGAAACCCT GTAGTCTGGTGGATAAATCTAGCCAGTTTAGGGTTGTATCTCATCATGGTGACACTGGCGTCTGTAGTCATTCAAAGAGGAATCTCACCGCAGCAGAAAAGAATAG GAGTTACATTAGACATTCTACTGAGAAATGCTGATCTGTTACTATACCAACCTTATTCTGATTGGCTGCACAGAGGAGGGCAGATGGTCCTCTTATTCACCGTCCTCTACAG TTTCCACCTGTTTCATCCGCTGTCCTATGGCATGACGGGTCCTCTAGCACACGAGCCAGGCAGTACCATGGCTGGCCTGAAGTGGATGGAGTCCTGGGAGTTTTAG
- the pomt2 gene encoding protein O-mannosyl-transferase 2 isoform X1 has protein sequence MAKEECNSQWHKARDPFAVRNRKVFPSPEQTHKSLITPESKNKQGDNTFPSNGSSADFPARRRVDSSNTLLLIVVTGLSFATRLYKITEPPHVCWDETHFGKMGSYYINRTFFFDVHPPLGKMLIALAGYMTGYDGTFPFVKPGDKYEHHNYWGMRGFCAVLGSFLPVFAYLIVQELSQSHTAAIITATLLIFDTGCITISQYILLDPILMFFIMAAVLSMVKFNQQSYRPFTAPWWLWLILCGGALACALGVKFVGLFVILLVGLNTVKDLWRILGDLSLSLIDVAKHFLARVAGLILLPLFLYVTIFAVHFVLLNKSGPGDGFFSSTFQSRLIGNNLYNVSMPEYLAYGSTITVKNLRIAGGYLHSHWHLYPEGVGAKQQQVTAYLHKDHNNMWLVRKPDNDTQSGSPDLVRHGDIIRLEHKETTRNLHSHLHQAPLTKKHFQVTGYGLNGTGDTNDLWQVEVCGGRKGDLVKVLRSKVRFLHRATGCVLYSSGKSLPKWGWEQVEVTCSPYLKETPSSQWNIEDHINPRLPNISLSLLKPNFLEILLESHIVMLRGNSGLKPKDNEMNSKPWHWPINYQGLRFSGVNETEYRVYLLGNPVVWWINLASLGLYLIMVTLASVVIQRGISPQQKRIEHSDVLRGGGGLLLLGWLLHYVPFYVMGRILYYHHYFPAMLFSSMLTGVTLDILLRNADLLLYQPYSDWLHRGGQMVLLFTVLYSFHLFHPLSYGMTGPLAHEPGSTMAGLKWMESWEF, from the exons ATGGCCAAAGAAGAATGTAATTCTCAGTGGCACAAAGCGAGGGACCCATTCGCAGTCCGAAACCGGAAAGTCTTCCCCTCACCAGAACAGACCCATAAATCCCTGATCACTCCAGAGTCAAAGAACAAACAAGGAGATAACACCTTCCCCTCAAATGGATCATCTGCTGACTTTCCAGCCAGAAGAAGGGTTGATTCCTCAAACACACTACTGCTCATTGTGGTGACAGGGCTGTCTTTCGCTACACGCCTCTATAAGATAACAGAGCCCCCTCATGTATG CTGGGATGAAACTCACTTTGGAAAGATGGGAAGTTACTACATCAACAGAACCTTCTTCTTTGATGTGCATCCTCCTCTTGGAAAG ATGCTGATTGCTCTTGCTGGTTATATGACTGGCTACGACGGCACCTTTCCTTTTGTAAAGCCAGGAGACAAATATGAACACCACAATTACTGGGGGATGAGAGGA tTTTGTGCCGTGTTGGGGTCCTTTCTGCCGGTCTTTGCTTACCTTATAGTGCAGGAGCTGTCCCAGTCTCACACTGCTGCTATCATCACAGCCACCCTGCTCATATTTG ACACGGGCTGCATCACCATCTCTCAGTACATCCTGTTGGACCCCATACTCATGTTCTTCATCATGGCAGCAGTTCTCAGCATGGTCAAATTCAACCAGCAGAGCTACAG GCCTTTTACTGCCCCCTGGTGGCTGTGGCTCATACTGTGTGGTGGTGCTCTTGCTTGTGCTCTCGGGGTGAAGTTTGTGGGTCTGTTTGTCATCCTCCTGGTGGGTCTGAACACGGTCAAAGACCTCTGGAGAATTTTAGGCGACCTGAGTCTCTCACTG ATTGATGTTGCAAAGCACTTCCTAGCCCGTGTTGCTGGCCTCATCTTGCTTCCACTTTTCCTCTACGTGACAATATTTGCAGTtcactttgttctgttgaacAAAAG CGGGCCAGGCGATGGTTTCTTTAGTTCGACCTTCCAGTCACGTCTCATTGGGAACAATCTGTACAACGTGTCCATGCCAGAGT ACCTGGCGTATGGCTCCACCATTACAGTGAAAAATCTTCGTATTGCAGGAGGTTATCTGCACTCCCACTGGCACTTATACCCAGAGGGAGTTGGAGCAAAGCAGCAGCAG GTGACAGCTTACCTCCACAAGGACCACAACAACATGTGGTTGGTTCGCAAGCCAGATAATGATA CTCAATCTGGGAGCCCTGATTTGGTTCGTCATGGTGACATCATTCGGCTGGAACACAAAGA AACAACCCGTAACCTCCACAGTCACCTCCATCAAGCCCCTCTGACTAAGAAGCACTTCCAAGTTACAGGCTATGGACTT AATGGAACGGGGGACACTAACGACCTGTGGCAGGTGGAGGTTTGTGGAGGCCGGAAGGGCGACCTGGTGAAAGTCCTACGCAGCAAAGTTCGCTTCCTGCACAGAGCCACGGGCTGCGTGCTGTACTCCTCTGGCAAGTCTCTTCCGAAGTG GGGCTGGGAGCAGGTGGAGGTGACCTGCAGTCCATACCTGAAGGAGACTCCAAGCTCTCAGTGGAACATAGAGGATCACATCAATCCCAGAT TACCCAACATCAGTCTTTCTCTACTAAAACCGAATTTTCTGGAAATCTTGCTGGAGTCTCATATAGTCATGTTAAGG GGTAATAGTGGCTTGAAGCCCAAAGACAATGAAATGAACTCCAAACCTTGGCACTGGCCCATCAACTACCAG ggATTGAGGTTTTCAGGTGTGAATGAGACGGAGTATCGTGTTTACCTGCTGGGAAACCCT GTAGTCTGGTGGATAAATCTAGCCAGTTTAGGGTTGTATCTCATCATGGTGACACTGGCGTCTGTAGTCATTCAAAGAGGAATCTCACCGCAGCAGAAAAGAATAG AGCATTCAGATGTGCTCAGGGGAGGGGGGGGACTCCTACTGCTTGGCTGGCTGCTGCACTACGTCCCCTTCTACGTCATGGGCCGCATCCTCTACTATCACCACTACTTTCCTGCAATGCTCTTCAGTAGCATGCTAACAG GAGTTACATTAGACATTCTACTGAGAAATGCTGATCTGTTACTATACCAACCTTATTCTGATTGGCTGCACAGAGGAGGGCAGATGGTCCTCTTATTCACCGTCCTCTACAG TTTCCACCTGTTTCATCCGCTGTCCTATGGCATGACGGGTCCTCTAGCACACGAGCCAGGCAGTACCATGGCTGGCCTGAAGTGGATGGAGTCCTGGGAGTTTTAG